In Paenibacillus kyungheensis, the following are encoded in one genomic region:
- a CDS encoding DivIVA domain-containing protein, with product MAVDENYQRKLEDQKRLFKQLGIKFDALTIHEKDFATKMRGYSQEEVDFFLDDVILDYERFYKVITDLLDKYNELQRRQTYESERASARMKEVEDSVDRSIVTDAIGTLERTIDQLKVRLRDSDNKKMI from the coding sequence ATGGCTGTAGATGAGAATTATCAGCGTAAGCTAGAAGATCAAAAGCGTTTATTTAAACAGTTGGGGATTAAGTTCGATGCACTTACGATTCATGAAAAAGATTTTGCGACCAAAATGCGTGGCTATTCTCAAGAAGAAGTCGACTTTTTTCTAGATGATGTTATTTTAGATTATGAGCGTTTTTACAAAGTCATTACAGACTTGCTTGATAAATATAATGAACTTCAACGTCGTCAGACATATGAAAGCGAGCGAGCTTCTGCACGTATGAAAGAGGTTGAAGATTCAGTAGATCGCAGTATTGTAACCGATGCTATTGGAACACTGGAGAGAACGATTGATCAGCTCAAAGTTCGCTTGCGTGATAGTGATAACAAAAAAATGATCTAA
- a CDS encoding TetR/AcrR family transcriptional regulator has translation MKNKEDEIIEVALQLFSVKGYTATSVDEIAKESGIAKASFYKFFQSKEDVLVATVMMHGRKIDEAIRIMYSDTQLASEQKIAEFVRIYLQNSLDTKFHTMMMSMHDKSLFHSEKLIEAFLIVEFKLSKWTTDCLVDIYGEQVEPFAYDVIFMIRGMMMQYLILPMMGLKPNTTDEEFAALLGNTIDIWIKGMIKYNYVPIWDWKQLKVDPEHIKESPVFKGIIIHDALLDLKRLLHHLQVSDEQKEDYRQVLHELEQEILSTHQRKGMLKAMFSFLSQESSLVEKCNLLQSVLDI, from the coding sequence TTGAAAAACAAAGAAGATGAAATTATTGAAGTAGCACTTCAACTCTTTTCCGTAAAAGGGTATACAGCTACTTCCGTAGATGAGATTGCGAAGGAAAGCGGAATAGCCAAAGCTTCTTTTTATAAATTTTTTCAAAGTAAAGAAGATGTGCTAGTGGCTACCGTAATGATGCATGGACGCAAAATCGATGAAGCGATTCGTATCATGTATTCTGATACTCAGCTAGCTTCCGAGCAAAAAATTGCTGAATTTGTCCGTATTTATTTACAAAATTCGTTAGATACCAAATTCCATACGATGATGATGTCGATGCATGATAAAAGTTTATTTCATAGCGAAAAGCTAATCGAAGCTTTTTTGATTGTAGAATTCAAACTAAGCAAATGGACTACCGATTGTCTGGTAGATATCTATGGTGAACAGGTTGAACCTTTTGCTTATGATGTTATTTTTATGATTCGCGGCATGATGATGCAGTACTTGATTTTACCGATGATGGGTCTCAAACCGAATACTACAGACGAAGAATTTGCTGCCCTTCTGGGGAATACAATCGATATATGGATCAAAGGCATGATAAAATATAATTATGTACCGATCTGGGATTGGAAGCAGCTTAAAGTAGATCCTGAACATATTAAAGAAAGCCCTGTTTTTAAAGGGATTATTATTCATGATGCCCTGCTAGACCTCAAAAGATTACTGCATCATCTGCAAGTCTCTGATGAGCAAAAAGAAGATTATCGTCAGGTTCTACACGAGCTAGAACAAGAAATATTAAGTACTCATCAACGAAAAGGAATGCTCAAAGCGATGTTCTCTTTTCTTTCGCAAGAATCTTCACTTGTAGAAAAATGTAATCTTTTGCAATCTGTACTGGATATCTAA
- a CDS encoding efflux RND transporter permease subunit has translation MIKYIVKKRKITLVFFIMLILFGIVSALQLPKQLMPDIVVKTATVTTTYPGATPELMEQTVTKVLEQKIKEVTNLDTISSTSSNGVSSIVIQALPSANAKDTWSELRRKVQDAEGELPSDANTPVVNDNLTQTFVQSFAVYGKTKEDIYALSDLMNTWRDQLRSVPGITDVAIKGIPDQQVRVDADMAKLKQYNISWESVMQAIQSENNRVPTGDIAYQSRTYQLTVDESHDVDSLKNIVVFQTEAGIPVYVKDIANVQLVTDKETYLGYYNGVPAISLDISSETGSDVPTMHERVAEKMSSLEKTLPANIKITSLFAQKNEVDRIFNDLIREMLIAILAVIIICMLGLNWLTASFVALAIPVSIALGLILLPTLGISLNQITIVGLIIVLGILVDDAVVVNDNIERRLTVLKESPTDAAINGTKEVSISIITATLATIAAFAPLMLLEGDMGSFIRPIPTIISLCMLASMIMALTIIPIFREWYEERRNEQGKTHGTEKPAGLLGKQIQSLTNGYAKKLMPKVLKRPLIVALTGLIVSTLAYGLAAFTPIELFPSSSDPQLTINVSLPTGTSLQKTDEVVQGVAKWVKKQPGVENIAYASGGGAPQLFTNLSLGGGGVTTGQILVTGEEHKLDVATASEQWSDQLKKDYPGISISVKATDLGVSVGKAVSIRILGDDLEEIRSLTDKVKLAIADTPGTYGITDSIGVENYALNFVVNKQAMDQYKVSYENLTRTLLMMGSGISVGDFDNGEDLIDIKLYMKDSTNASPTALFQQVSITNSAGTQIPLSQVVEMKPSFAIQQIDRYNLTRVNTIEADANGRTATEVMQELEPKIQQINFPEGYTWDVGGATSSQTDTFTDLGQLFVVVIFLIIILIMIQFYSLSIPMIIMTTVYLAAAGGILGLFITRTPIGFMSVMGIIALAGIVVRNGIVLIEFIEDARHEGMELTDAIISAASARFRPILLTSLTAIVGMIPIATVGELLFRPLGVTIIFGLVFSTILTLFVVPSLYMVVARRKDKKAARKLERKQQRREKLNLSKKV, from the coding sequence ATGATCAAATATATCGTCAAAAAGCGTAAAATTACGCTTGTCTTCTTTATCATGCTTATCCTTTTCGGTATCGTAAGTGCATTGCAGTTGCCTAAACAATTAATGCCAGATATCGTTGTAAAAACAGCAACAGTTACCACTACTTATCCTGGTGCAACTCCAGAGTTAATGGAACAAACGGTCACCAAAGTGTTAGAGCAGAAGATTAAAGAAGTTACCAATCTGGATACGATCTCTTCTACTTCCAGTAACGGAGTATCCAGTATCGTGATTCAAGCTCTTCCCTCAGCAAACGCTAAAGACACATGGAGTGAGTTACGCCGTAAAGTGCAAGATGCTGAAGGCGAACTTCCTTCTGATGCTAACACGCCTGTCGTTAATGACAATTTAACACAGACATTTGTTCAATCGTTTGCTGTATATGGCAAAACCAAAGAAGATATTTATGCTTTAAGTGATCTTATGAATACATGGCGTGACCAACTTCGCTCTGTACCGGGTATTACCGATGTAGCGATTAAAGGTATCCCGGATCAGCAAGTTCGAGTAGACGCTGATATGGCGAAGTTAAAACAGTACAATATTTCGTGGGAATCGGTTATGCAAGCGATCCAGTCTGAAAATAACCGTGTACCTACAGGTGATATTGCCTACCAATCACGTACTTATCAATTAACGGTTGATGAATCTCATGATGTAGATTCCCTCAAAAATATTGTTGTTTTTCAAACAGAAGCCGGTATTCCTGTTTATGTTAAAGACATAGCTAATGTGCAATTGGTAACGGATAAAGAAACGTACTTAGGATATTACAACGGTGTACCTGCAATTTCACTCGATATCAGTAGTGAAACAGGTTCTGATGTACCTACAATGCATGAGCGTGTAGCAGAAAAAATGTCTTCACTTGAAAAAACATTGCCTGCTAACATCAAGATTACTTCCCTATTTGCTCAAAAAAATGAAGTAGATCGTATTTTCAATGATTTGATTCGTGAAATGTTAATTGCGATTTTGGCGGTTATTATTATTTGTATGTTGGGATTGAACTGGTTAACAGCTTCTTTTGTAGCTTTGGCTATTCCAGTCTCAATCGCACTCGGTCTGATTCTTTTGCCTACTCTGGGAATATCGCTGAATCAGATTACGATTGTAGGATTGATTATCGTACTGGGGATACTGGTCGATGATGCGGTTGTTGTGAATGATAACATTGAACGACGATTAACCGTACTCAAAGAAAGCCCGACCGATGCAGCTATAAACGGTACCAAAGAAGTATCGATCTCTATTATTACTGCTACATTAGCAACAATCGCGGCTTTTGCTCCATTAATGTTGCTTGAAGGCGATATGGGATCATTTATTCGTCCGATTCCAACGATTATCTCGTTATGTATGTTAGCTTCGATGATTATGGCATTAACGATCATTCCTATTTTCCGTGAATGGTATGAAGAGCGTCGTAATGAACAAGGTAAAACACATGGCACAGAAAAACCTGCTGGACTATTAGGTAAACAAATCCAATCGTTAACGAATGGCTATGCTAAAAAATTAATGCCTAAAGTGTTAAAACGTCCATTAATTGTCGCTTTAACAGGACTTATTGTGAGTACACTTGCTTACGGGTTAGCTGCTTTTACACCAATCGAGCTATTCCCAAGTTCATCTGATCCTCAGTTAACGATCAATGTATCGTTGCCTACAGGTACTTCTTTACAGAAAACAGATGAAGTCGTACAAGGCGTTGCGAAATGGGTCAAAAAACAGCCAGGTGTTGAAAATATAGCTTATGCTTCTGGTGGCGGTGCACCTCAGTTATTTACCAACCTTAGTCTAGGTGGCGGTGGTGTAACGACCGGACAGATTCTAGTCACCGGTGAAGAACATAAGCTCGATGTAGCTACAGCGTCAGAACAATGGTCTGATCAACTTAAAAAAGATTATCCAGGTATCAGTATCTCTGTAAAAGCTACAGATTTGGGTGTCTCTGTAGGTAAAGCAGTATCGATCCGTATTCTAGGTGATGATCTAGAAGAAATTCGTAGTTTGACAGATAAAGTGAAACTTGCGATTGCTGATACACCAGGAACATATGGTATTACTGATAGTATTGGTGTCGAAAATTATGCTTTGAACTTTGTCGTTAATAAACAAGCGATGGATCAATATAAAGTGAGTTATGAGAACTTAACACGTACACTATTGATGATGGGTAGCGGTATTAGTGTAGGTGACTTTGATAACGGTGAAGACCTGATCGATATCAAGCTTTATATGAAAGATTCTACAAACGCTAGTCCAACAGCACTATTCCAACAAGTCAGTATTACTAACTCTGCTGGAACTCAGATTCCATTATCACAAGTGGTTGAAATGAAACCATCATTTGCGATTCAACAAATCGATCGTTATAACTTAACACGAGTGAATACGATTGAGGCAGATGCGAATGGACGTACCGCTACAGAAGTTATGCAGGAATTAGAACCTAAAATACAACAAATTAATTTCCCTGAAGGATACACATGGGATGTCGGTGGAGCAACGTCCAGCCAAACAGATACCTTTACTGATTTGGGGCAACTGTTTGTAGTCGTTATCTTCCTGATCATTATCTTAATTATGATTCAGTTCTACTCGCTTTCGATTCCGATGATTATTATGACTACAGTCTATCTAGCGGCTGCGGGCGGTATATTAGGATTATTTATTACTCGTACACCGATCGGATTTATGTCAGTCATGGGGATTATAGCACTCGCCGGAATTGTTGTAAGGAACGGTATCGTATTAATCGAATTTATAGAAGATGCAAGGCATGAAGGTATGGAACTAACCGATGCTATTATCTCTGCGGCATCTGCTCGTTTCCGCCCTATTCTTCTTACCTCGTTGACAGCGATTGTGGGTATGATTCCTATCGCTACTGTCGGTGAACTATTGTTCCGACCGCTTGGGGTTACTATTATTTTCGGTCTTGTATTCTCAACGATTTTGACATTGTTTGTAGTGCCTTCCTTATACATGGTTGTTGCTAGACGGAAAGATAAAAAAGCAGCCCGTAAATTAGAACGCAAGCAACAACGTCGTGAAAAGTTGAATTTAAGTAAAAAAGTGTAA
- a CDS encoding efflux RND transporter periplasmic adaptor subunit, with amino-acid sequence MKKSWPTAFTAILLAVSLTACSTEKAAVEPASSSVEVTAVKEVTLDAVYDLSGTLQAYDETPVSFKIGGTVTSVNADIGDQVTKGKSLAQLDSADLQLDLDNANQSVAAAQASLSNAQASLTSAQASLSNAQAAKQAAQAGIASADAQIQSAKVREQGVAAGARTQEKAQSQNAVNKAQTAYNQAKTAADRAKTLFQNGLLTQQENEQAQTTLATAQDSLNDAKEQLSLLLEGASASDRAAAASTVKEAEVGRQSAVASVEQANSGIEQANAGIEQANAGISQAQASYEQAVIAKETAQLNLSRVGLAAPVSGVVLEKTISNGQTVTAGTAMFTLGEINKLKVLLPIADSEISKWKVGQQVSLNLYDEARTGKVTKLYPATNENTGSINAEVTIDNPKLDWKPGQVVKASRQAASLKGIAIPVEAVVSTGSEPYVFKNVNGKAVQTPVEIGNLYDNRYQITKGLKVGDQVVTQGADRLFNGDALTVSEATTK; translated from the coding sequence ATGAAAAAAAGCTGGCCAACGGCCTTTACAGCGATTCTGTTAGCTGTTAGTTTGACAGCATGTTCAACAGAGAAAGCTGCAGTGGAGCCGGCAAGTAGTAGTGTCGAAGTCACAGCCGTCAAAGAAGTAACATTAGATGCGGTCTATGACTTATCAGGCACCCTACAAGCATATGATGAGACCCCTGTTTCTTTTAAAATCGGTGGAACAGTCACTTCAGTGAATGCCGATATTGGAGATCAGGTTACAAAAGGGAAAAGTTTAGCCCAACTAGATAGCGCAGATTTACAACTTGATCTCGACAATGCCAACCAAAGTGTTGCCGCAGCTCAAGCATCCCTCAGCAACGCACAAGCTTCTCTTACCAGCGCACAAGCTTCTCTTAGCAATGCGCAAGCCGCCAAACAAGCAGCTCAAGCAGGTATCGCATCTGCGGATGCACAAATTCAAAGTGCGAAAGTTCGTGAGCAAGGCGTAGCCGCTGGAGCTCGTACACAAGAAAAAGCACAATCACAAAATGCAGTGAACAAAGCACAAACTGCTTACAATCAAGCCAAAACAGCAGCCGATCGTGCCAAAACACTATTTCAAAATGGTTTATTAACGCAACAAGAAAATGAACAAGCTCAAACGACTCTTGCTACAGCGCAAGACAGTCTGAATGACGCCAAAGAACAACTTTCTCTTCTATTAGAAGGAGCAAGCGCATCAGATCGTGCAGCAGCTGCTTCTACGGTTAAAGAAGCTGAAGTTGGTCGTCAAAGTGCTGTTGCTAGTGTAGAGCAAGCCAATTCAGGAATTGAGCAAGCAAATGCAGGTATCGAACAAGCAAATGCGGGTATTAGCCAGGCACAAGCAAGTTATGAACAAGCTGTTATTGCTAAAGAAACGGCTCAATTGAATTTATCTAGAGTAGGACTTGCTGCTCCTGTATCCGGTGTCGTGTTAGAAAAAACGATTTCTAATGGACAAACGGTAACTGCGGGTACAGCTATGTTTACACTTGGTGAAATTAACAAACTTAAAGTGTTGCTTCCTATTGCAGATAGTGAAATCAGTAAGTGGAAAGTTGGACAACAAGTTAGCTTAAACCTTTATGATGAAGCACGTACAGGCAAAGTCACAAAGCTTTATCCTGCCACCAATGAAAATACAGGTTCTATCAATGCAGAAGTAACGATTGATAATCCTAAATTAGATTGGAAACCAGGTCAGGTTGTCAAAGCTTCTCGTCAAGCTGCTTCATTAAAAGGAATCGCCATTCCTGTAGAAGCGGTTGTAAGTACAGGCTCTGAACCGTATGTATTCAAAAATGTAAATGGTAAAGCTGTCCAAACCCCTGTTGAAATTGGTAATCTATACGACAATCGTTATCAGATTACTAAAGGCTTAAAAGTAGGCGATCAGGTGGTGACTCAAGGAGCCGACCGTTTATTTAATGGAGATGCCCTTACAGTAAGTGAGGCGACCACTAAATGA
- a CDS encoding TolC family protein, translating into MKKGMVGASLLAMVLVASQPLTMAHAADAIPTPVVTDTTATPASQLTISGAGELKKLDTLDLNTVINLALNDSYNLALLQLKYKVLDQQNASLGVNLVDLNNSFNIQAGNGSPVLHVPSDNGSGTDSGVNGDDSQSGSVTTVSPSLKAANTVSAQAEDATPAATTDNSGSGSASATDAADPTPEPTPTPEPSKPDPSDAYEQQLKELQDAVGKISDGLNKSAAAQNTQLETSRKTLEKNINSLDTQKENTELQINEAKEGIKLGMTGQYVQLLASQKQVQLSKDYIDVLTRDVQRAQTLQSLGSGTQEDIDKANRALLAEKDNLTNLEDAYQKALITISFDLGIEYNPNIQLTDIDVTVEPVTKKNVDTILSSSYQVQTLANGIVQAQWEEDNQDKNAANSFDEQATKANTEIARQQLTQGKIDLAKSIESSYTDADTAYKSVVTAQRTVSDVTLDNTNMQIRYNAGVVTKYDFDKFQYQVHVDQVKQDLAKLQFYVQQAKVQAMENGYIAASSSAAASGASSASSAG; encoded by the coding sequence ATGAAAAAAGGAATGGTCGGCGCTTCTCTTCTGGCTATGGTACTTGTAGCATCTCAACCACTAACTATGGCTCATGCTGCGGATGCAATACCGACTCCAGTTGTAACAGACACAACAGCTACCCCAGCATCACAATTAACGATCTCTGGAGCAGGCGAATTGAAAAAGCTTGATACTTTGGATCTAAATACAGTTATCAATCTAGCACTAAATGATTCTTATAACCTTGCACTTCTTCAATTAAAATATAAAGTGTTAGATCAACAAAATGCGAGTCTAGGTGTAAATCTAGTTGACTTGAATAATAGCTTTAATATTCAAGCAGGTAATGGCTCTCCTGTATTGCATGTTCCATCTGATAATGGTAGTGGTACAGATTCAGGTGTTAATGGTGATGATTCACAAAGTGGTTCTGTAACTACAGTAAGTCCTTCACTAAAAGCTGCTAATACAGTGAGCGCTCAAGCAGAAGATGCTACGCCAGCTGCAACAACAGACAATAGTGGTTCTGGATCTGCTAGTGCTACAGATGCTGCTGATCCTACACCAGAACCTACTCCTACGCCTGAACCATCAAAGCCAGATCCAAGTGATGCTTACGAGCAACAATTAAAAGAACTTCAAGATGCTGTAGGTAAAATTTCGGATGGACTAAATAAAAGTGCAGCCGCTCAAAACACACAACTTGAAACTTCTCGTAAAACATTAGAAAAAAATATTAACAGCTTGGATACTCAAAAAGAAAATACAGAACTTCAAATCAATGAAGCTAAAGAAGGTATCAAACTTGGTATGACAGGTCAATATGTACAACTGTTGGCAAGTCAAAAACAAGTTCAATTGTCTAAAGACTATATCGATGTATTGACTCGTGATGTACAACGTGCTCAAACATTACAGTCTCTAGGATCAGGTACACAAGAAGATATCGATAAAGCAAATCGTGCTTTGTTAGCAGAAAAAGATAACTTAACTAATCTTGAAGATGCGTACCAAAAAGCATTGATTACTATTTCATTTGATCTAGGTATTGAATACAATCCAAATATTCAATTAACAGATATTGATGTAACTGTAGAACCGGTTACAAAGAAAAATGTAGATACAATCTTGTCTTCTTCATACCAAGTACAGACGCTTGCTAATGGCATTGTTCAAGCTCAATGGGAAGAAGATAACCAAGATAAAAATGCAGCCAACAGCTTTGATGAGCAAGCAACCAAAGCAAATACTGAAATTGCTAGACAACAATTGACTCAAGGTAAAATTGATTTGGCTAAATCTATCGAATCAAGTTACACTGATGCAGATACAGCATATAAAAGTGTTGTAACCGCGCAACGTACAGTAAGTGATGTGACTCTGGATAATACCAATATGCAGATTCGTTACAACGCTGGCGTAGTAACAAAATACGATTTTGATAAATTCCAATATCAAGTGCATGTAGATCAAGTGAAACAAGACTTGGCTAAACTACAATTTTATGTACAACAAGCTAAAGTACAAGCTATGGAAAATGGATATATTGCAGCTTCTTCTAGTGCTGCTGCTTCCGGTGCTTCATCTGCTTCTAGTGCAGGTTAA